From Ptychodera flava strain L36383 chromosome 2, AS_Pfla_20210202, whole genome shotgun sequence, the proteins below share one genomic window:
- the LOC139115295 gene encoding uncharacterized protein, with amino-acid sequence MDAAIGACWRCGQPGKLKCPDCEFGLYCGHMCVSDDKYRHKIECFHARKNKTCHFCKKVTQSAKQCSACLTVWYCGRECQRRAWRNHKRDCLEEEQKIRNTVKLLETDFFSLLYNRDEKPDTFVHVCYWGNTPAIDLLKLPQNEFSIGCRPEKLCLLLSGVGDLRYVIKTGALLPDDFNGRVDFYLNDIDVHVLARNVLFIYMICRSHDLKAVAQDLVQIWYSLCFTIDICEHLECRLEELIHISSHNLMKETQKALIVSDADLDKMKVLWSQWLKLSKTGGPRQHILKQRQAVHSCGFEVEKDWISYLNSVPQRHQKSLRDFWKDCILMSASNQNQSQAVFQNITLLCDDPTRHIEKITSSRQQFPHLRTINDILPEWYKREPLVYTIPADTLPFIGWDYVDAKSFCDVPNLSVMYSNYISHMIEKFALHVRRGHMSLRILLCDCFKLDKEIDSS; translated from the exons ATGGATGCTGCTATTGGTGCATGCTGGCGCTGTGGTCAGCCCGGAAAGCTGAAGTGTCCCGATTGTGAGTTTGGCCTGTACTGTGGACATATGTGTGTATCTGATGACAAATATAGACATAAG ATTGAATGTTTCCATGCGAGGAAAAACAAGACGTGCCACTTTTGCAAGAAGGTAACACAAAGCGCCaaacagtgttcagcttgtttAACTGTGTGGTACTGTGGAAGAGAGTGTCAGAGGAGAGCCTGGAGGAACCACAAACGGGACTGCTTAGAAGAAGAGCAGAAGATACGTAATACTGTTAAGCTTTTGGAAACAGATTTTTTCAGTTTGCTGTACAACAGAGACGAAAAACCGGACACTTTTGTTCATGTTTGTTACTGGGGCAATACACCTGCTAtagatcttttgaaattaccaCAAAATGAGTTCAGCATAGGTTGTCGTCCTGAGAAGCTATGCTTGCTGTTATCTGGAGTTGGGGATCTTAGATACGTTATCAAGACAGGAGCATTATTACCTGATGACTTTAACGGTCGAGTTGACTTCTATCTTAACGACATTGACGTTCATGTATTAGCTCGCAATGTTCTTTTTATCTATATGATATGTAGGTCACATGATTTGAAAGCCGTTGCGCAAGATTTGGTTCAAATTTGGTACTCTCTATGCTTTACCATTGACATTTGTGAGCATCTTGAATGTCGACTTGAAGAACTGATACATATTAGTAGTCATAATCTGATGAAGGAAACACAAAAGGCTTTAATTGTGTCAGATGCAGACTTAGACAAAATGAAGGTACTTTGGTCACAGTGGCTAAAACTGTCCAAAACAGGTGGCCCACGACAGCACATACTAAAGCAGAGACAGGCTGTACATTCTTGCGGGTTTGAAGTTGAAAAAGATTGGATTAGTTATCTTAACAGTGTTCCACAACGTCACCAGAAGTCACTGAGAGATTTCTGGAAAGATTGTATTTTAATGTCAGCATCAAATCAAAACCAATCTCAAGCCGTGTTTCAAAATATAACACTGCTTTGTGACGACCCAACCAGGCATATAGAGAAAATCACTTCGTCCAGACAACAGTTTCCTCATTTAAGAACTATCAATGATATCCTCCCGGAGTGGTATAAAAGAGAACCACTTGTTTACACGATTCCAGCGGATACTCTTCCCTTCATAGGATGGGATTACGTAGATGCAAAATCTTTCTGTGATGTTCCGAATTTATCAGTCATGTATTCCAATTATATCTCTCACATGATTGAGAAATTTGCTCTGCATGTCAGACGCGGTCACATGTCATTACGAATTCTACTCTGTGATTGTTTCAAACTCGACAAAGAGATTGACTCATCATAG